In Sphingobium amiense, a genomic segment contains:
- a CDS encoding PilZ domain-containing protein yields the protein MAGDEVTMAGGGSGDGSGIPDRRRHPRFATEFVADLVQKGLRRRVMVGDISAGGAMLDDDSGLAVGDWIRLEARNFSVEARVTWVQNGVCGVRFPDAVDPAEVIADNAPSPQTLWSRMKDLHQP from the coding sequence ATGGCAGGAGATGAAGTGACGATGGCTGGCGGTGGATCGGGCGATGGATCGGGTATCCCGGACCGGCGGAGACATCCGCGCTTTGCGACGGAGTTCGTTGCCGATCTCGTGCAAAAGGGGCTGCGCCGGCGGGTCATGGTGGGAGACATTTCCGCTGGCGGGGCGATGCTGGACGATGACAGCGGGCTGGCGGTCGGCGACTGGATCAGGCTGGAAGCGCGCAACTTCTCGGTCGAGGCGCGCGTAACATGGGTCCAGAACGGCGTATGCGGCGTCCGTTTCCCCGACGCGGTCGATCCGGCGGAGGTCATCGCTGACAACGCGCCTTCGCCGCAGACGCTCTGGTCACGGATGAAGGATCTGCATCAGCCCTGA
- the groES gene encoding co-chaperone GroES, translating into MAFRPLHDRVLVRRVEAEEKTAGGIIIPDTAKEKPQEGEIVAVGTGSKAEDGKVTPLDVKAGDRVLFGKWSGTEVKVDGEDLLIMKESDILGVVA; encoded by the coding sequence ATGGCATTTCGTCCGTTGCACGACCGTGTTCTCGTCCGCCGCGTAGAAGCGGAAGAGAAGACCGCAGGCGGCATCATCATCCCCGATACCGCGAAGGAAAAGCCGCAGGAAGGCGAGATCGTCGCCGTCGGCACCGGCAGCAAGGCCGAAGACGGCAAGGTGACGCCGCTCGACGTGAAGGCTGGCGACCGCGTGCTGTTCGGCAAGTGGTCCGGCACCGAAGTGAAGGTCGACGGTGAAGACCTGCTCATCATGAAGGAATCGGACATCCTTGGCGTTGTCGCCTGA
- the groL gene encoding chaperonin GroEL (60 kDa chaperone family; promotes refolding of misfolded polypeptides especially under stressful conditions; forms two stacked rings of heptamers to form a barrel-shaped 14mer; ends can be capped by GroES; misfolded proteins enter the barrel where they are refolded when GroES binds), with product MAAKDVKFSREARERILRGVDILADAVKVTLGPKGRNVVIDKSFGAPRITKDGVSVAKEIELKDKFENMGAQMVREVASKTNDIAGDGTTTATVLAQAIVREGMKSVAAGMNPMDLKRGIDLAVGKVVEDIKSRSKPVSGSAEVAQVGIISANGDREVGEKIAEAMEKVGKEGVITVEEAKGLDFELDVVEGMQFDRGYLSPYFITNPEKMSVELADPYILIHEKKLSNLQSILPILEAVVQSGRPLLIIAEDIEGEALATLVVNKLRGGLKVAAVKAPGFGDRRKAMLEDIAVLTKGEVISEDLGIKLESVTLGMLGTAKRVTIDKDNTTIVDGAGDADSIKGRTEQIRSQIENTTSDYDREKLQERLAKLAGGVAVIKVGGATEVEVKERKDRVDDALHATRAAVEEGIVPGGGTALLYATKVLEGVTGVNDDQTRGIDIVRKSLTSLVRQIAANAGHDGAVVSGKLLDQNDTSFGFNASTDTYENLVAAGVIDPTKVVRTALQNAASVAGLLITTEATIAELPEDKSSAPAMPGGMGGMGGMDF from the coding sequence ATGGCAGCGAAGGACGTAAAGTTTTCGCGTGAAGCGCGTGAACGCATTCTGCGTGGCGTCGACATCCTGGCGGACGCGGTCAAGGTGACTCTGGGTCCGAAGGGCCGCAACGTCGTCATCGACAAGAGCTTCGGCGCGCCCCGCATCACCAAGGACGGCGTTTCCGTCGCCAAGGAAATCGAACTGAAGGACAAGTTCGAGAATATGGGCGCCCAGATGGTCCGCGAAGTCGCTTCGAAGACCAACGACATCGCCGGTGACGGCACCACCACCGCGACCGTTCTGGCTCAGGCGATCGTGCGCGAAGGCATGAAGTCGGTAGCCGCGGGCATGAACCCGATGGACCTGAAGCGCGGCATCGACCTCGCGGTCGGCAAGGTCGTGGAAGACATCAAGTCGCGCTCGAAGCCGGTTTCGGGTTCGGCCGAAGTGGCGCAGGTCGGCATCATCTCCGCCAACGGCGACCGTGAAGTCGGCGAAAAGATCGCCGAAGCCATGGAAAAGGTCGGCAAGGAAGGCGTCATCACCGTCGAAGAGGCCAAGGGTCTCGACTTCGAACTGGACGTCGTCGAAGGCATGCAGTTCGACCGCGGCTACCTGTCGCCCTACTTCATCACCAATCCGGAAAAGATGTCGGTCGAACTCGCTGACCCCTACATTCTGATCCATGAGAAGAAGCTCAGCAACCTCCAGTCGATCCTGCCGATCCTCGAAGCGGTCGTGCAGTCGGGCCGTCCGCTGCTCATCATCGCGGAAGACATCGAAGGCGAAGCGCTCGCGACCCTCGTCGTCAACAAGCTGCGCGGTGGCCTGAAGGTCGCTGCGGTCAAGGCACCGGGCTTCGGCGACCGCCGCAAGGCCATGCTGGAAGACATCGCCGTCCTGACCAAGGGCGAAGTCATCAGCGAAGACCTCGGCATCAAGCTGGAAAGCGTCACCCTCGGCATGCTCGGCACCGCCAAGCGCGTCACCATCGACAAGGACAACACCACCATCGTCGATGGTGCTGGCGACGCCGACTCGATCAAGGGCCGCACCGAGCAGATCCGTTCGCAGATCGAGAACACCACCTCGGACTATGACCGCGAAAAGCTCCAGGAGCGTCTCGCCAAGCTGGCTGGCGGCGTGGCCGTCATCAAGGTCGGCGGCGCGACGGAAGTGGAAGTCAAGGAGCGCAAGGATCGCGTCGACGACGCGCTGCACGCGACCCGCGCGGCTGTCGAAGAAGGCATCGTTCCCGGTGGCGGCACCGCGCTGCTCTACGCGACCAAGGTTCTCGAAGGCGTCACCGGCGTCAACGACGACCAGACCCGCGGCATCGACATCGTCCGCAAGTCGCTGACGTCGCTGGTGCGTCAGATCGCGGCCAACGCCGGTCATGACGGCGCGGTCGTTTCGGGCAAGCTGCTCGACCAGAACGACACCTCGTTCGGCTTCAACGCGTCGACCGACACCTACGAAAATCTGGTCGCCGCCGGCGTCATCGACCCGACCAAGGTCGTGCGCACCGCGCTCCAGAACGCCGCGTCGGTCGCCGGTCTGCTCATCACCACCGAAGCCACCATCGCCGAGCTGCCGGAAGACAAGTCTTCCGCTCCCGCGATGCCCGGCGGTATGGGCGGCATGGGCGGCATGGACTTCTAA
- the yghU gene encoding glutathione-dependent disulfide-bond oxidoreductase, translating to MSDTPYIPPAVWTWDKASGGTFANINRPIAGATHDKALPVGQHPLQLYSLATPNGQKVTILLEELLAAGVTGAEYDAWLIRIGDGDQFSSGFVNINPNSKIPALVDHSVSPPRRVFESGSILVYLAEKFGKFLPADGGKRTETLNWLFWQMGAAPILGGGFGHFFAYAPEKYEYPINRYAMEVKRQLDVLDRHLADHEYMAGDEYTIADMAIWPWYGGVALGRTYEGAHVFLDAPGYKHLTRWAQQIDARPAVRRGRIVNKANGPLEEQLHERHDASDFDTKTQDKLQEV from the coding sequence TTGAGCGACACCCCCTATATCCCGCCCGCCGTCTGGACCTGGGACAAGGCGAGCGGCGGAACATTCGCCAATATCAACCGCCCCATCGCCGGCGCGACGCATGACAAGGCGCTTCCGGTGGGCCAGCATCCGCTCCAGCTTTATTCGCTGGCGACGCCCAATGGGCAGAAGGTCACGATCCTGCTGGAAGAACTGCTGGCGGCGGGCGTGACCGGGGCCGAGTATGACGCGTGGCTGATCCGCATCGGCGACGGCGACCAGTTTTCGAGCGGCTTCGTCAACATCAACCCCAACAGCAAGATCCCGGCTCTGGTCGATCACAGCGTCTCCCCGCCCCGCCGCGTGTTCGAGTCGGGGTCGATCCTCGTCTATCTCGCCGAAAAGTTCGGGAAGTTCCTGCCCGCAGACGGTGGCAAGCGGACCGAGACGCTGAACTGGCTGTTCTGGCAGATGGGCGCAGCGCCGATCCTGGGCGGCGGCTTCGGCCACTTCTTCGCCTATGCGCCGGAGAAATACGAATATCCGATCAACCGCTACGCCATGGAAGTGAAGCGGCAACTGGACGTGCTCGACCGGCATCTGGCGGACCATGAATATATGGCGGGCGACGAATATACGATTGCCGACATGGCGATCTGGCCCTGGTATGGCGGCGTGGCGCTGGGCCGCACCTATGAAGGGGCACATGTCTTCCTGGATGCGCCGGGCTACAAGCATCTGACGCGCTGGGCGCAGCAGATCGACGCGCGCCCGGCGGTCAGGCGCGGGCGGATCGTCAACAAGGCGAACGGCCCGCTGGAGGAGCAACTGCACGAGCGGCACGACGCCAGCGACTTCGACACGAAGACGCAGGACAAATTGCAGGAGGTGTAA
- the ligA gene encoding NAD-dependent DNA ligase LigA, which produces MTDPAALTEAEAANRLMRLAKEVAKHNRLYHDQDAPEISDADYDALIRENNALEAAFPHLIRADSPNAQVGATATSTLKKVPHAVRMMSLDNGFSDEDIAEFIARVRRFLALPEAEPVALTAEPKIDGLSCSLRYEKGELVLAATRGDGTTGEDVTANVRTISDIPQTLSGPNVPDLFEIRGEVYMAKADFVALNARLLAEADDPEKARQFANPRNAAAGSLRQKDAAVTASRPLRFLAHGWGAHSDVPADTQFGVMQAIAAWGLPVSDRLVRVDSLDALIAHYRAIEAARADLPFDIDGVVYKVDRLDWQQRLGFVAKAPRWAIAHKFPAERAQTTLEAIDIQVGRTGKLTPVGRLTPVTVGGVVVSNVTLHNADEIERLGVRPGDRIVVQRAGDVIPQVVDNLTREEPRDPFLFPDHCPVCHSEAVREEGEVDVRCTGGLICPAQRFERLRHFVSRAALDIEGLGEKTIQEFLDLGWIAEPADIFRLKAHRADLLGREGWKEKSVDNLLAAIEAKRQPDAARLLFGLGIRHTGAVTARDLLRRYATLPAIRALAQEIIALRDQPFDSQAKRDKAIADHIGVENVGAAVGHALADFFHEPHNVEAWDDLLSEVAPPPYVVETTASAVTGKTVVFTGKLETMSRDEAKAQAERLGAKAAGSVSAKTDLVVAGPGAGSKLKQAAALGIEVIDEAAWAEIVREAG; this is translated from the coding sequence ATGACCGATCCCGCCGCCCTCACCGAAGCCGAAGCCGCCAACCGCCTGATGCGCCTCGCGAAGGAGGTGGCAAAGCACAATCGGCTCTATCACGATCAGGACGCGCCGGAGATCAGCGACGCGGACTATGACGCGCTGATCCGCGAGAACAACGCGCTGGAGGCCGCCTTCCCGCACCTCATCCGCGCCGATTCGCCCAATGCGCAGGTGGGCGCCACCGCGACATCGACGCTCAAGAAAGTGCCCCATGCCGTCCGCATGATGAGCCTCGACAACGGCTTTTCGGACGAGGACATCGCCGAGTTCATCGCCCGCGTCCGCCGCTTCCTCGCGCTGCCCGAAGCGGAGCCGGTCGCGCTGACGGCGGAACCGAAGATCGACGGCCTGTCCTGTTCGCTCCGCTACGAGAAGGGTGAACTGGTGCTGGCCGCCACGCGCGGCGACGGGACCACGGGCGAGGATGTGACCGCGAACGTCCGCACCATTTCAGACATTCCGCAGACGCTCAGCGGGCCGAACGTCCCCGACCTGTTCGAGATTCGGGGCGAGGTCTATATGGCGAAGGCGGACTTTGTGGCCCTCAACGCGCGCCTGCTCGCCGAAGCCGACGACCCGGAAAAGGCCCGCCAGTTCGCCAATCCGCGCAACGCCGCCGCCGGATCGCTGCGTCAGAAGGACGCCGCCGTCACCGCCAGCCGCCCGCTGCGCTTCCTCGCCCATGGCTGGGGCGCGCACAGCGACGTGCCCGCCGACACACAGTTCGGCGTGATGCAGGCCATCGCCGCATGGGGCTTGCCCGTCTCCGACAGGCTGGTTCGGGTCGACAGCCTCGACGCTCTCATCGCCCATTATCGCGCGATCGAAGCGGCGCGCGCCGATCTGCCGTTCGACATCGACGGGGTGGTTTACAAGGTGGACCGGCTCGACTGGCAGCAGCGGCTCGGCTTCGTCGCCAAGGCGCCGCGCTGGGCCATCGCGCACAAATTCCCCGCCGAACGCGCGCAGACGACGCTGGAGGCCATCGACATACAGGTCGGCCGCACCGGCAAGCTGACGCCGGTGGGGCGGCTCACCCCCGTCACCGTGGGCGGCGTGGTTGTCTCCAACGTCACGCTCCACAATGCCGACGAGATTGAGCGGCTGGGCGTCCGCCCCGGCGACCGCATCGTCGTCCAGCGCGCGGGCGACGTCATCCCGCAGGTGGTGGACAATCTGACGCGCGAGGAACCGCGCGACCCCTTTCTCTTCCCCGACCACTGCCCCGTCTGCCATAGCGAAGCGGTGCGCGAGGAGGGCGAGGTGGATGTGCGCTGCACCGGCGGCCTCATCTGCCCGGCCCAGCGCTTCGAGCGGCTGCGCCACTTCGTCAGCCGTGCCGCGCTCGATATCGAGGGGCTGGGCGAAAAGACGATCCAGGAGTTTCTCGACCTCGGCTGGATCGCCGAACCCGCCGACATCTTCCGCCTGAAAGCGCACCGCGCCGACCTGCTTGGCCGCGAAGGGTGGAAGGAGAAGTCGGTCGACAATCTCCTCGCCGCCATCGAAGCCAAGCGCCAGCCCGACGCGGCGCGCCTGCTGTTCGGGCTTGGCATCCGGCACACAGGTGCGGTGACGGCGCGCGACCTGCTCAGGCGCTACGCCACGCTTCCGGCCATCCGCGCGCTGGCGCAGGAGATCATCGCCCTGCGCGACCAGCCCTTCGACAGTCAGGCGAAGCGAGACAAGGCCATCGCCGACCATATCGGCGTCGAAAATGTCGGCGCGGCGGTCGGCCATGCGCTTGCCGACTTCTTCCATGAACCCCACAACGTCGAGGCATGGGACGACCTGCTGTCCGAAGTTGCTCCGCCGCCTTATGTCGTGGAAACCACCGCCAGCGCCGTCACCGGAAAGACCGTCGTGTTCACCGGCAAGCTCGAAACCATGAGCCGCGACGAGGCGAAGGCGCAGGCCGAACGCCTCGGCGCGAAGGCCGCCGGTTCCGTAAGCGCAAAGACCGACCTCGTCGTCGCGGGGCCGGGCGCGGGCAGCAAGCTCAAGCAGGCGGCCGCGCTCGGCATCGAGGTGATCGACGAAGCCGCCTGGGCGGAGATCGTCAGGGAAGCGGGGTAG
- a CDS encoding putative bifunctional diguanylate cyclase/phosphodiesterase yields the protein MRPSHDADVRRSLVESLYASPTSLTIGAVTGVAVGIVISSMSGPGPIQLVVTALCVVATLRVISAVFFHRQLKRGTAVASRNWELIYELGAWGYSGLLGLMAFVTLLGSNNPVTHMLSVSMATGYAGGISGRNAGRVQIAIGQVCLTLLPTATGLWLQGSTGYRVLSVAMVMMVLGLAEISSTIHRIVVQALVGRRDKSLLAEKFERLARFDNLTGLENRLAMQTRLRDIFDSSEKRNDAVTILWMDIDRFKEINDSLGHMVGDQLLRGVAERLTEVVQGRGRIARFGGDEFVIICPDMDRVTAAALAQEIIGYFAYGFDLPDNHLQVTASIGYAVAPQDGRDMDELMQHADLALYEAKHAGRNRAASFNWSLKERFNRLHEIETGLRRALEGEELTLLYQPIVDLATGHIDACEALIRWHHPVLGAIPPSEFIPIAESMGMIEGITQWVLREACLAAATWPSDVRIAINISPASLKSNELPGSVIAALLESGLPARRLELEVTESIFLDDSGQTNAVLRELQRIGLRLALDDFGTGYSSLAYLRSYRFDTLKIDQSFMAGVSANAEDRAIVRAIGNLARDLAMDTVAEGIETRDQLAHAKEAGFTNVQGYLFSRPVGLDRIGELIAAGPLEGAERPDPVPTLRRRRAG from the coding sequence TTGCGCCCGTCGCATGATGCGGACGTGCGGCGCAGTCTGGTCGAATCCCTTTACGCCTCCCCCACATCGCTGACGATCGGCGCCGTCACCGGCGTGGCGGTGGGCATCGTCATCAGCAGCATGTCCGGGCCGGGACCGATACAGTTGGTGGTCACGGCGCTGTGCGTCGTCGCGACACTCCGCGTCATTTCGGCGGTCTTCTTCCATCGCCAGCTCAAGCGCGGCACCGCCGTAGCTTCCCGGAACTGGGAATTGATCTACGAACTGGGGGCGTGGGGCTATTCCGGGCTGCTGGGCCTGATGGCGTTCGTCACGCTGCTGGGATCGAACAATCCGGTCACGCACATGCTGAGCGTGTCGATGGCGACGGGCTATGCAGGCGGCATCTCCGGCCGCAACGCGGGCCGTGTGCAGATCGCCATCGGGCAGGTCTGCCTCACCCTGCTGCCGACCGCCACGGGCCTCTGGCTTCAGGGATCGACGGGCTATCGCGTGCTGTCGGTGGCGATGGTGATGATGGTGCTCGGCCTCGCCGAAATCAGCTCGACTATCCACCGCATCGTCGTGCAGGCGCTGGTCGGGCGGCGGGACAAGTCGCTGCTGGCGGAAAAATTCGAGCGGCTGGCCCGGTTCGACAATCTGACCGGTCTGGAAAACCGCCTGGCAATGCAGACGCGCCTGCGCGACATTTTCGATTCCAGCGAAAAGCGCAACGACGCCGTCACGATCCTCTGGATGGACATCGACCGGTTCAAGGAAATCAACGATTCGCTCGGCCATATGGTCGGCGACCAGTTGCTGCGCGGCGTGGCGGAGCGGCTGACCGAAGTGGTGCAGGGCAGGGGACGGATCGCCCGTTTCGGCGGCGACGAATTCGTCATCATCTGCCCGGACATGGACCGCGTGACCGCCGCGGCGCTGGCGCAGGAGATCATCGGCTATTTCGCCTATGGCTTCGACCTGCCCGACAATCATCTTCAGGTGACGGCCTCCATCGGCTATGCGGTCGCGCCGCAGGACGGGCGCGACATGGACGAGCTGATGCAGCACGCCGACCTTGCGCTCTATGAAGCCAAGCACGCCGGGCGCAACCGGGCGGCGAGCTTCAACTGGTCGCTCAAGGAACGGTTCAACCGCCTGCACGAGATCGAGACGGGCCTGCGCCGCGCGCTGGAAGGCGAGGAACTGACCCTGCTTTACCAGCCGATCGTCGATCTCGCGACCGGCCATATCGACGCGTGCGAAGCGCTGATCCGCTGGCACCATCCGGTGCTGGGCGCGATCCCTCCGTCCGAGTTCATTCCCATTGCCGAAAGCATGGGCATGATCGAGGGGATCACGCAATGGGTGCTGCGGGAGGCATGCCTTGCCGCGGCCACATGGCCCAGCGACGTCCGCATCGCGATCAATATCTCGCCCGCGTCGCTCAAATCCAATGAACTGCCCGGCAGCGTCATCGCGGCGCTGCTGGAAAGCGGCCTGCCCGCCCGCCGGCTTGAACTGGAAGTCACCGAATCGATCTTCCTCGACGACAGCGGCCAGACCAATGCCGTGCTGCGCGAATTGCAGCGGATCGGCCTGCGCCTCGCCCTCGACGATTTCGGCACCGGCTATTCCTCGCTCGCCTATCTGCGGTCCTACCGCTTCGATACGCTCAAGATCGACCAGAGCTTCATGGCGGGGGTCAGCGCCAATGCGGAGGACCGGGCGATCGTGCGGGCCATCGGCAATCTGGCGCGCGATCTCGCCATGGACACGGTGGCGGAGGGGATCGAAACGCGGGACCAGTTGGCGCACGCCAAGGAAGCGGGCTTCACCAATGTGCAGGGCTATCTGTTCAGCCGGCCCGTTGGCCTCGACCGTATCGGCGAACTGATCGCGGCGGGGCCGCTGGAAGGGGCGGAACGTCCCGATCCCGTCCCCACGCTGCGCCGCCGCCGGGCGGGCTGA
- a CDS encoding crotonase/enoyl-CoA hydratase family protein: protein MMDSGRFQPTRDDVEEAVGEHIADHAELLPIAAQPVSLDTELRQSVLFDLGQIDVRWDAELATLWAFMTPHERPNSNLGLIRDTVAWQRETKRLFGDRGGMMKFMVLGSRFPGVFNLGGDLEMFADCIQRRDRETLLRYGVACCEIVERIWHSNDMNILNIGLAQGDALGGGLEALMCFDVIIAERQARFGLPEVLFGLFPGMGAYSILSRRVGPVLARRMITEGRVYSADEMFEMGIVTEVVEQGEGEAATARWIREHAAHHAGHVGIARAGRRVNPLTLLELTDIVETWTDTALALSDRDLRMMRRLAAAQTRLRE from the coding sequence ATGATGGATTCAGGCCGGTTTCAACCGACCCGCGACGATGTGGAAGAGGCGGTGGGCGAACATATCGCCGACCATGCCGAACTTCTTCCCATCGCCGCCCAGCCAGTATCGCTCGATACCGAACTGCGCCAGTCCGTTCTGTTCGATCTGGGGCAGATCGACGTGCGGTGGGATGCCGAACTCGCGACGCTCTGGGCCTTCATGACGCCGCACGAGCGGCCCAATTCCAACCTCGGCCTGATTCGCGACACCGTGGCATGGCAGCGGGAAACCAAGCGGCTGTTCGGCGACCGCGGCGGCATGATGAAGTTCATGGTGCTCGGTTCGCGCTTCCCCGGCGTGTTCAATCTGGGCGGCGATCTGGAGATGTTCGCCGACTGTATCCAGCGGCGGGACCGCGAAACCCTGCTGCGCTACGGCGTCGCCTGTTGCGAGATCGTCGAGCGTATCTGGCATTCGAACGATATGAACATCCTCAACATCGGCCTTGCGCAGGGCGACGCGCTGGGCGGCGGGCTGGAAGCGCTGATGTGCTTCGATGTCATCATCGCCGAACGGCAGGCGCGCTTCGGCCTGCCCGAAGTGCTGTTCGGCCTCTTCCCCGGCATGGGTGCCTATTCCATCCTGTCGCGCCGCGTCGGGCCGGTGCTCGCCCGCCGCATGATTACCGAGGGCCGGGTCTACAGCGCCGACGAAATGTTCGAAATGGGCATCGTGACCGAGGTGGTCGAACAGGGCGAAGGCGAAGCCGCAACCGCGCGCTGGATCAGGGAGCATGCCGCCCATCATGCCGGCCATGTCGGCATCGCGCGCGCAGGGCGGCGGGTCAATCCGCTGACACTGCTGGAACTGACGGACATCGTGGAAACATGGACCGATACGGCGCTGGCCCTGTCGGACCGTGACTTGCGGATGATGCGCCGTCTGGCCGCGGCACAGACGCGTCTTCGCGAATAA
- a CDS encoding DoxX family protein, with protein MDSLRSQKRLRRANVARATIAPIFLIAGCLHLARPDIFAARMPAMLPMPGLLIALTGVAEIAGAIGLFVPRTRLLAGIMLAFYAVCVYPLNINHAVQDLSTGTGLGWIYHYPRLFAQPFICWWALAAGGMWARRPRHGRR; from the coding sequence ATGGACAGCCTCCGCAGCCAGAAGCGTCTCCGCCGCGCGAACGTCGCCAGAGCGACAATCGCCCCCATTTTCCTGATCGCGGGATGCCTCCATCTGGCCCGGCCCGACATCTTCGCAGCCCGCATGCCCGCGATGCTGCCGATGCCGGGACTGCTCATCGCGCTGACGGGGGTCGCGGAAATCGCGGGCGCCATCGGCCTCTTCGTGCCGCGCACCCGGCTGCTGGCCGGGATCATGCTCGCTTTCTATGCGGTTTGCGTTTACCCGTTGAACATCAACCACGCGGTACAGGATCTTTCGACCGGAACGGGCCTAGGGTGGATCTATCACTATCCCCGCCTGTTCGCGCAGCCGTTCATCTGCTGGTGGGCGCTCGCGGCGGGAGGAATGTGGGCGCGTCGCCCGCGCCATGGCAGGAGATGA
- the tgt gene encoding tRNA guanosine(34) transglycosylase Tgt — MSSPRFAFSVHATDGKARTGVVRMQRGDIRTPAFMPVGTAATVKAMRPAEVRATGADIILGNTYHLMLRPGAERMARLGGLHGFMGWDRPILTDSGGYQVMSLSALTRMSEEGVAFSSHIDGSKHMLSPERSMEIQRLLDSDIVMAFDECTKNGCTHDEAAQSMERSMRWARRSREAFDAGGAHADRAALFGIQQGSLNEDLRRVSAQKLIDIGFDGYAVGGLAVGEGQEAMFATLDFAPAMLPEDRPRYLMGVGKPDDIVGAVERGIDMFDCVLPTRSGRNGQAFTWAGPLNIRNARFAEDREPLDPRCGCPVCATWGRAYLHHLVKAGEMLGAMLMTQHNIHFYQELMQGLRDSIAAGTLRDFAADFRRDYRKA, encoded by the coding sequence ATGAGCAGTCCCCGTTTCGCTTTTTCCGTTCACGCGACCGATGGCAAGGCCCGCACCGGCGTGGTGCGCATGCAGCGGGGCGACATCCGCACGCCCGCCTTCATGCCGGTCGGCACGGCCGCCACGGTCAAGGCCATGCGCCCCGCCGAAGTGCGTGCAACCGGGGCGGACATCATCCTTGGCAACACCTATCATCTGATGCTGCGCCCCGGCGCCGAACGCATGGCGCGGCTGGGCGGGCTGCACGGCTTCATGGGCTGGGACCGGCCGATCCTGACGGACAGCGGCGGCTATCAGGTGATGAGCCTGAGCGCGCTCACCCGGATGAGCGAGGAAGGCGTCGCTTTTTCAAGCCATATCGACGGGTCGAAGCATATGCTGTCGCCCGAACGATCCATGGAAATCCAGCGCCTGCTGGACAGCGACATCGTCATGGCGTTCGACGAATGCACCAAAAACGGCTGCACCCATGACGAAGCCGCACAGTCGATGGAACGCTCGATGCGCTGGGCGCGCCGCTCGCGCGAGGCTTTCGACGCGGGGGGCGCGCATGCGGATCGCGCCGCGCTCTTCGGCATCCAGCAGGGATCGCTGAACGAAGACCTGCGGCGCGTGTCGGCGCAGAAGCTGATCGACATCGGCTTCGATGGCTATGCGGTGGGCGGGCTGGCGGTCGGCGAAGGGCAGGAAGCGATGTTCGCGACGCTCGATTTCGCGCCTGCGATGCTGCCGGAGGACAGGCCGCGCTATCTGATGGGCGTGGGAAAGCCGGACGACATCGTCGGTGCGGTGGAGCGCGGCATCGACATGTTCGACTGCGTGCTGCCGACACGGTCGGGCCGCAACGGACAGGCCTTCACCTGGGCGGGGCCGCTCAACATCCGCAACGCGCGCTTTGCCGAGGACAGGGAACCGCTCGATCCGCGATGCGGCTGCCCGGTATGTGCGACCTGGGGCCGCGCCTATCTCCATCACCTCGTCAAGGCGGGCGAAATGCTGGGCGCCATGCTGATGACGCAGCATAATATCCACTTCTATCAGGAACTGATGCAGGGTCTGCGCGACAGCATCGCGGCGGGAACACTGAGGGATTTCGCCGCCGATTTCCGCCGGGATTATCGCAAGGCCTGA